The Acidobacteriota bacterium sequence CGCCGAGACTCCGCGCGACCGACGCCGCGTCCTCGACGAGCCGCGAGAAGGTCACCTCCTCGCGCGCGTCGCGGAAGGCCACGAGGCTCGCGTGAGCGGCTGCGGTCGCCTTCAGCATTCTCCAGAGCACGTTGTCGACTCCTCGGGGGGGCCCCGACGCGCTCCCGGCGCGACGCCTACCGGTGGGGAGCGCGCAGGAATGCCGCCAGGAGCTCCACCGACGCGGACCGTGCGTAGCCGGCGGGTCTCGTGAACATCACCATGATGACAGCGAGGGCGCTGGTCGTCACCGCGGCGGCGACCAGGGTTCGCGCGAAGGACATGCGGCGCGGCAGCGCGGGCGCGAGACCCGCGGCGCGACGCCTCCGCGCGCTCCACGCCTCCTTGAGCATCCAGGCCGTGACGACGATGCCGTACGCGATCGACGCCGACATGTCGCCGAGGGTACCCCGGAGGGACGCACGCTGCGGCCGCCACACCAGCTCGCGAAAGACGTGCGCGAAGCCCATCAGGAGGAACGTCGCCTGCCCGCCGATCGCGATCGCGAGGAACGGCCTCGCCTTCAGGGACATCACGATCGGGTAGTAGGCCAGCGTCGTCAGGAACTCGCGGTAGTACGTGTTCCACCGCCTCCAGAACTCGAGGATGTTCTTCGCGAGGTACGGCCGGTCGCTCCCGGGGGCCAGGTCGAACCCCAGGACGCGCAGCATCCCGATCACGAGGTGCACGTTTCCCGTCACGTCGAGGAACAGCCGCAGGAGCACGAGATGGCAGGCCGCGAGGGCCGTGACGGCATTGAGATCCCGGCGCGCCGCGTAGATGTCGGCCTCGTCGGGGAACCAGCCGTGCTCGACCGCGATGTTTCTCACGAGCAGGTACGCGAAGCCGAGCGCGATCTGACGGGTCCCCTTCCTGATCAGCACGGGATCGAGCTCGAGCCGGAACCCCCGGCGGAGCGCCGTCCAGCCGATCGGGATCATCGAGAGAGCCGAAAGCGGCCCGACCGCGACGTAGAGCAGGCTCTCGAGAAAACCCATCCCTTCGAGCTGGCGGCTCTTGCGGGTGGATTCGTACGCGATGAGGACGCCGCGCAGGACGAGCCCCGGGATGGCGTGGCTCAGAAGGACGATCTGGATGAGGTCGCCGGAATAGCCGAACGGCACGACGCACGCCGGGGCGGAGGCGACGGCGAGGATCGCCGGTAGCCGGAGCCAGTTCGACGCGCGCCACCTCACCACCGCCACGAAGAGAACCCAGATCGCGACGGCCCCCGCCGCGGTGAGGGCGCCGTGGAGCGCGACGATCTGCCCCAGCGTCATCGCGAGGAGGATTGCGAGCCGTCGCTCGGGGAAGGCCGTGGCGGCGCACGCCCCCGCGAAGAAGAAGCCGAAGATGATGGCGAAGTCGGACCCCTCGACGCGGGAGAGCGCGAGCCACCCCAGGGTGTGGAGCGCCAGCCCGGCGGCGAGGACGGGCAGGAGCGCGACGAAGAGCAGCGTGAAGGCGCGGCGCTTCATCCCCTGCTCGTCTTCGCGGCGACGAAGCGGGAGATTGCCCCCAGCGTCCCGAAGTTGTCGGGGTCGATCTCGTGGCCGTCGATGGTGATGCCGTAGGCCGACTCGAGGCGGGCGGCCAGAGTGAGAAGCGCGATCGAGTCGAGGAGGCCGCCGAGAAGCGTCTCGTCGTCACGGACACCTGCCGGGGCGAGGCCGACGCTGTCGGCGACGTGGGCGCGGATCTCCTCGAACATCGGGGGCGAGGCCATGTCAGCGGGGCGGTCTCAAGTTCCGGATCTCGCCCACTCGAGAATCGACTGGCGCGCGAACGCGAGGGGGATCGCTCCGGCGCCGAGCACCTTCTCGTGGAACGCCCGGAGGTTCCACCTGTCCCCCTGGATGCGGCGGACCTCCTCGCGCAGGTCGACGATCTCCTGCTTCCCGATACGGTAGGTGATCGCCTGCGTGGGCCACTTCGAGTAGCGGAACATCGCGCGCGTCGCCGTCTCGCAGGAAGCCCGGCTCTCCGGATCGCCCTTCCCGCACGCCCCCGCGAAGAAGTCGACGTTCGTCGTGTAGTAGTCGACCGCCTCGTCGAAGGTCATGCGCCCGGTGTGGATGCCGATGTCCACCCGCACGCGCGCGTCGCGCAGGAGCAGACCCTGGAGCTGGTAAATCCGCTCCTCCGGCGAGTAGACGCCCTCGGGTGCTCCCTCCTGCGGCTCCGCCATCAGCGCCTCGCCGTACAGCGCCCACCCTTCGGTCCGCATGCTGTCGAACCACATCGACGAGGAGTCCTCGACGGCCCCCGGCGTGAGCCAGCGGACGTTGCCGATGGCGCCCATCCTCGTGCGGAGGAACTGCGCGTCCCAGTCGTGGCCGGGGAACCCCTCGTGCGCGCACAGATCGGCGAGAGACGACCTGTTGTTCTCCCGGAGGTGCGCGGCGTCGTTGCCGGTGGGCGACACGTAGAATCTGCCGACGCCGCTCTTCTTGAACGGGGGGGCCGGGTAGTACGCCGCGCCGTCGATCGTCGCGAGCAGCACCTCGGGGGTCTCGAAGACGTCGAGCTTGTAGTCGGCCGGGATGTCGAAGAGCCTGTGCTTGCGCCCGTACTCCACGAGATCGAACGACTTCGCCCGGTACCACGCGATCATCTCGGCGTCGTCCTTCGGCGCGTCGTCGCCGAGCTTCGACATCACCGCGCGCGTCGACGCGGCGTCCGAGGCGGCGTCCCCCCACGTGAGGGGCCACCCCTTCGCCGTCGCCACGCTCTTCGCCACGGCGATGAGCTCGTCGCGCGTCGCCCGCACGCGCCCGTCCGCC is a genomic window containing:
- a CDS encoding DUF885 domain-containing protein — translated: MTSSRARVLVILFVLAPLAQTEVTMAAEPKAAAASPFRALEERYFIEFLKRNPVTATYIGGDAYRADLAELGASLRDFSTVGLRDEDAVYTQIDGALSQLARGSLTPDEAIDAAVMESQIRFMHALSQERRHQLRCIDTYMVEPFRGVDWQLQGMTPAGDGAYGTRDEWERVVRRVQRIPDYLATARANLKAGVAAGNVPDWRMIEKDGVAGAEANAAYFEKTLADLFGQRTRGQAFAASMLPSLRKAGLAAAEGYREFRRFLLDIYYTKEGAKALGGAAEIPGTGVFRTHDLLKPEFRKDHFAFGEAAYARAVKDNLRVAKPIAALYDEADGRVRATRDELIAVAKSVATAKGWPLTWGDAASDAASTRAVMSKLGDDAPKDDAEMIAWYRAKSFDLVEYGRKHRLFDIPADYKLDVFETPEVLLATIDGAAYYPAPPFKKSGVGRFYVSPTGNDAAHLRENNRSSLADLCAHEGFPGHDWDAQFLRTRMGAIGNVRWLTPGAVEDSSSMWFDSMRTEGWALYGEALMAEPQEGAPEGVYSPEERIYQLQGLLLRDARVRVDIGIHTGRMTFDEAVDYYTTNVDFFAGACGKGDPESRASCETATRAMFRYSKWPTQAITYRIGKQEIVDLREEVRRIQGDRWNLRAFHEKVLGAGAIPLAFARQSILEWARSGT
- a CDS encoding acyl carrier protein; translation: MASPPMFEEIRAHVADSVGLAPAGVRDDETLLGGLLDSIALLTLAARLESAYGITIDGHEIDPDNFGTLGAISRFVAAKTSRG